One Intestinimonas butyriciproducens genomic window, GCTCTGTATATCGTTTGGGCCACCAAATGCCCACCCACATCATTCGTGAACACTAATCCGGAGTCTTCCCACAGCTCTCCGGCCTTTAAGCGCTGCTCGTTCTGCTTAGCCCTGTGGGCGCGTAGCAGCTTCATGACCCAGGGGGCAGGGGTAATAGTCCGGGGCTTGGCACTTTTGGGCGAAGTGAAAATGTATTCCCCGTTTTTCCTTTTTTCACGCTGGAGCTGTTTATCGACAAGAATAGTACCTTGCTCAAAGTTTACACACTCCCACAGGAGGCCCATGAGCTCCCCTTCGCGCATGCCTGTAAACAGTGCGACAGTAAATAAATCCTCGAAACGATGACCCTTAATCGTCTCCAAAAATTCCTTGCTCTGCGTATCGTCCAGGGGCGCGATTTCTTCATGCTCCGTCCGTGGAAGGGTACAAGCGTCAGCGGGGTTGAAACGGAGGTAGCCAACAGCTATAGCTTGTTGTAAGGCCCTGTGAAAAATGGCATGTATGCCCCTTATCGTCCTAGCCGTCAATCCGGGCTTTCCGTTCCGGGGCTTGCCCAGAGCATTATAAAAACCCTGAATAGTGTGGGCGTTCAATGCCTCCAACTTCACGGCCCCGAGGGCAGGCTTGATATGGTTCCTGGCAACGCTAGTGTATGACGCCACGGTATACGGCTTCACCCCGCCCAGGTAGTCGGCGGTCCAGATATCCAACCACTGGCCCACGGTCATTTTGCTGGGGGCGGTGTAGGTCCCCTGATCTATTGAGGCGGTGGCCGCCTTCAGCTTCTGAGCCACCTCTTTTTGGGTCTTACCGGTGATGCTCCTCTGTATCTGCTTCCCTGTGCCGGGGTCCCGGCCAGCGGTGTACCGGGCCTCCCAATAGGTGTATTCTTTCCCAGAGCGGGTGACGGTCTTCTTCCTGATCGTGCCGGTGCCCGATGCTGCTTTCCTAGCCATGCAAATTCCTCCTTGTCCACGTCGCGCCCAGTGTGGTACAATTAGGGCGCAGTTTGTGATCGTTGTGGGTCCTAACTGCGTCTGCCGTCCCTGGTGTGTCCGCACCGGGGGCGGTTTTTCTATCTGGGCTGAATTTTCGGCTATGGTTGCGCATCGCGTTTGCCCCACTGTGCCCCTGCGATGCTTTCCAATATATCGGAAAAGATTGATTTTGCATATTCAATCCGCAATATAGCCAATTCCTGTGGAGGAACGACCTCAATCCCGCGCTTTCGCAGGCTAGGAAGAAGATTCCTTGCAGTTAGGATGTCCCTAAGGTCGATCTTTTCTTTTGTGCCATAGGCTATACCATCGCAAGCCTCAATCAATAGAACAAAAAGGGACGGGTGCGTTAAAATATCGTTAATCAACTTTTTGGGGCCGTATTCCGCCTCTGTAAACCCCGCCTCGTCATGCCCACTCTTGAAGTTGTTAATGAGTTCAGTGAAGAAAGACGCCGCCTCTTCCGTAAGCCCCATTTCTTGCGCAGTAATATATCTGGAGTCAACGTTTCTGTATTCCGAAATGCCCAGCAGCCAATCCGCCGACACGTTACACCGCTGCGCGATTTGGCAAAGCACAGCCGCATCCGGGAGCCGCGTCCCATTTTCATAGAATCCAACTGTGGGCCGGGAAATGCCCAGAAACTCCGAAAATTCCCCCTGTGTCTTCTCGCCCCGCAGACGCGCAAATCTCTCCGCAAATATTGGCATACGTTTTTGCTCCATTGCTCGACACATCCTTTCCTATTCGGCTTCAAATGTTTATATTCAGAGCTAATTTTCTTCGAGGGTTTACAATGCTCTTGTTGTGTACTATAATGATAGTACCAGATAACCTTTGAAGAGTCAACAGGAATATGAAAGGCGGATGATTGATGTACAACCAGGATATCAGGCGCGCGGCGGCGGGGGCGGGGGTAAGGCTCTGGCAGATTGCGGAGGCGCTGGGGATCGCGGATTGCAGCCTCTCCCGCAAGCTCCGCAAGGAGCTGTCCGCAGAAGAAAAAGAGCGGATTTTCTCCATCATCAAAAAACTGTCCCGGGAGGTGGTCTAATGCCGGACAAACTGGAGCCCCTGGCCGTGTCGGCCCCGGAGGCGGCCCGGCTACTGGGGATATCAAAGCCCAAGGTATACGAGCTGATGGGGCAGGAGGGCTTCCCTTCTTTCAAGCTCGGGGGGCGGACCCTCGTATCCGTGGACGGGCTGCGGGAGTGGGTGAGGAATCAGTCCAAGGGGGTGAGCCCGTGAGAGTATCGGACATGCTTCTGGAGGGGAAGGAGAGCGCCATCACCGGCAGCAGACTGGTGGACGCGCTGGAGCTGAAGGACCTTCGGGAGTTCACCCAGCTCATAGAGGGTGAACGGCGGGCGGGCTCCCCAATCTGCGCGAGCACGGGCAACGATAGTCACGGCTACTATCTCGCCAAGGACGCGGCGGAGCTGGAGGACTATTTGGGCAGTCTGGACCGGCGGCTCCATCATATCGGGCTGACCCGGCGGCATCTAGAGGCCACGTTACTTAGAATGACCGGACAAGGGAAGATAGGCGGGTGTTAGATTGGATATCTACGACATTCTAAGCCGCCTAGAGGGTGTGACAGGTGGAGGCGGCCAGTATTCGGCCAAGTGCCCTGCCCACAGCGACCAGCACAACAGCTTATCGGTATCTATCGGAGAGAACGGGCAAGTCCTGCTTCACTGCCATGCCGGATGCGGGCCCCAAGAGATCGTGGCGGCGATGGGGCTGACAATGCGGGACCTGTTCGCGGAGATCACCCCCGACAAGGCGTTCCCGGTCTACAGCGCTCCCAAGGGGAACAGGCCCACGGCCAAGTTCGAGGCTGAGTACATATACCACGGCGGAGATCTGAAAAAGGTCAAGATGCGGCAGACGGACGGCGGCAAATACTTTGCCTGGAGGCACCTGAAGGACGGCCAATGGGCAAAGGGACGCAATGGCATAGAGCCGGGGCTTTATACCTCCACGGGCGGCGGAGCGCTCCCCAGAGCGGTGTTTCTGGTCGAAGGGGAGAAGGACGTGGACACCCTGAAAGGGCTGGGAATGGCCGCCGTGAGCCTCCCGGACGGGGCCAAGAGCAAATGGCGGGCGGAGTATGGGAGAGCCCTGGAGGGCCGTGAGGTGGTCCTGATCCAGGACAACGACGACGCCGGAAAGGCGTTTGTCCAGATGGTGGCCGGGGAGCTACGTGGGCGGGCCTCCAGTCTTAAGGTGCTGGACCTTTCCGCCTGCTGGCCGGATATCCCGGAGCATGGAGATTTTACCGATCTTGTGGTTCGGTTCGGGGCCGGAAGCGCACTGAGAGCCGTGCAGACGCTGGCCCAGGATGCGCCGGAGTGGGAAGCGCACACCTCACCGGAGTGGGAAGCGCCGCTCCCCTTTGACACCATAGACACCCCGGACTTCCCCACGGAGAGTCTACCGGGGCCGCTGTCCGCCTTTGTGGAATGTCTGGCGGAGAGCACCCAGACCCCGGAGGAAATGGCCGGTATTCTCTCCCTGGGGGTCTTGGCGACGGCGTTCCAGTCCAAGTATGAGGTTGAGATCACCCCGGACTGGCGGGAACCCCTGTGCCTCTATTCCGTGGCCGTGGCCCCACCTGGAGAGAGAAAGAGCGCTGTGATCTCCGCCCTGGCAAGGCCGGTCTACGAATACGAGGCCGAGCGCCGGGAGTTTGAGGCCGCCGAAATCGCACAGAACCAGACCGAGCGGGCCCTGTTGGAAAAGGCGCTGCAAGCCGCCCAGACCAGGGCCACCAAGGGGAAAAAGGCAGACCAGGAGGCCGGGCGTGAGGAAGCCCTTGCACTGTCCGCCGAGCTGGCGCAGTTCCAGGACAAGCACCCCTTCCGCCTTTTAGTGGACGACACAACCCCGGAAAAGCTGGTGGACCTTATGGATATGCAGGGCGGGAGTATCACTGTGGCAAGCGCCGAGGGCGGTGTGTTCGACAGCATGGCCGGACGGTATGACAAGGGGGCCAACTTTGACGTTTACCTGAAGGGCCACGCCGGGGACCCTATCACCGTGGACCGCATCGGCAGGAAACCCAACCACATCAAAGACCCACGGCTTACCATGATGCTCACTGTGCAGCCGGAAGTTTTGGGCGGGCTCATGAACAACGCCACCATGCGTGGGCGGGGGTTGTGTGGGCGTTTCCTCTATGTGATGTGCAAGTCAAAGGTGGGACGACGGGAGATATCCCCAGACCCGGTGCCGGAATTGGTGCGGGCAGGATATCACCAGTTTGTACGGCGTATTCTGGACGACCAGGGCAGCGGAGTGATTCGCCTGAGTCAGGAGGCCGACCGCATCCGCAAGGACTATGCAGCGCATGTTGAACGCAAGTTGGGGAACGAATGGGAGTTCATGCGCGACTGGGGCGGAAAGCTGGTGGGGGCCACAGTGAGAATCGCTGCGCTGTTCCATGCCGCAACAGCGCAGGGAGAGCCATCAGAAACGCCGATAAGCCCGGAGACCATGGCGGCCGCCGTAAAAATAGCTGAGTTCTTAGGCCCACACGCCGAGGCCGCCTATCAGGTCATGGGCGCCGATCAGGACTATGAGGACGCCAAGTATCTGTGGCACAGGATAGAGGGCACCGGAGAGGATGAGCTTACCAAGAATCAACTATTACAGTTGACCCGTGGTAAGTTCAAAAAAACCGAAAATATGGAACCTGCGCTGCTAGGTTTGATTGATATGGGTTATATCCGCCGGGAAACTCGAAAGACAGGAAGCAAAGGCAGACCGAGCGAAATTATCATAGTGAACCCCTGTGCAGTTAATACAGTAAATACAGGAAAATGCGGCTGACTGCTAATTTACTGTATAAACTGTATTTACTGAACAGCATTCCATATTTGAAAATAGGGGGCGATCCTGACGGGCAGAACATCCCAACGGAAGGGGGCGGCGGGCGAGCGGGAGCTTTCCGCCCTCCTCCACCAACACGGCTATGAGATCGAGCGGGGCGGCTCCCTCAGCTTCGGGGAGGTCCCCGACCTTGTGGGCCTCCCTGGGGTACATATTGAGGTCAAGCGGGTGGAACGGCTGAATTTGGGAGAGGCAATGGCCCAGGCCATCCGAGACGCCGAGCGGTTTCAGGATGGAGCCCCGGCCCTTTTCCACCGGCGCAACCGGCAGCCTTGGCTGGTGACGATGTGCCTCCAGGATTGGCTGAGCCTCTATGACTGCCAGAAAAGCGATGGATTCACATAGTATTTAGGCATAAAAGAAGGTGATAGAAATTTACTGGGGAACGAATAACGGTGGCTGGAATAAGACCCACGGCCAGATTGAACGGACACCACGGCTTGATTCTTTCGAGCTGGCTCAGATCGACACATGGGGGGAACTGTTCTTTTGCGGGACCTGTAAGTCTATAGAGGTTTACTATGTCCCCGGAGATGAGAAATGTACCATAGCGCCCTCTGGAGCAAATCTTGACATAGATATTTCAAAGAAGCACAACGGGTACGGCGGGAGCCAAATCTATTTTCTGTGCCCACAGTGTGGGTGCCGGGTGCGGTATCTGTATCTATTGACCGGGCGGCGTCTATGGTGCCGGGCATGCAGCCGGTTGAATTACAAATCACAGCAGCGGACACGAGACAGCATGGACGGCTATGACCAGGGCTTGGCACTGGTTGAAACGCACTTGGAGCCGCCGCCCTGCCGGATTGATGGATTTAGCTTTTGCGATTGGGTGCCAGATCGTCCCCGGTATATGCACCAGACCACATACAAGCGGTATTTGCGGCGCTTCCTGAGGTACAGGGAGCAGTACGCGGCGAGGACCGCGGCAGACCTTCAGCGCCTTTTAAGGCGGCTTTAAGACATTGAATCCCCCCTATCTTATTGGACAAGATGCCTTGGGGAGACCGGCGGGTGAAGTACAAATTTCCTCTCACGGGTGTACAAGCCCCCCCGGGGGTGTAGGCTGAGGCGGAGAGAGCGAGGCTAGACCACCCGGCCCCCTCTGGGCAGGAAAAAGTTTAGAAATGGGATTTTCCCCGGCAGACCGGGAGAAGCACACAATAGGGGCCGAGGATATCCACTCCCCGACCCCTTCTTTTACGTCTATCTGTGAGCCCTTGGAAAGAACTTGAAGATACAGAGCAGGACCATTGAGAAGAGCAAATGATTCAACAAACCGCCTCTGTAAAAACGTGCCTCCCCGTGGCTCGCATAGCCAGCGCGGCCAGCTCATCCCGCTCATTGACTAACGATTCCCATACATGGGACAGGACCGCCCGCCATGCCGGATATTGTTCGCATACCGTTAAGGCGGCGGTGATCTCTGCCTCGCTCCCGTTGAGGTCAACGTTCTCGTGCTCAAAGATGTGGCTTAGGACCATTTCCAGGGTAGCGGCGATCTGGTCCAAGTGAACAATGGAGTCGTCCAGGGTAGCGCTCATTTTGATGGGGTCCATGTAATTTTCCTCCTTGCTATTCTGGAGGGGGCCGTGGTACAATGGGCCTCAGCCCCCTTTGGAGTTTGCGTGGGCCTCTTGCATCGGCTTTGACGGGCACGGATGCAAGGGGCTCTTCTCATGCCACGCAGAAGCGGCGGACACTGCTCTTTCTGGTGAACTGTTCCGCTACCTCGGGGAGGGTCTTTCTCAGGGCCGCAGCGTCGAATCTGGAAGCCTCTACGGTCTTCCAGGTGACCCTATACTCCCCGGCCCGCAGCTCCTCCGTGTCGCCCATCTGGGCCTTGATAGCGTCCTTGATCGCCTCCGCCTCGGCCTGGGCCTCCTCGATCAGGGCTTGGAGCTGGCGTAGCTCCCGGACCTTCGCCTCTACTTCGTTGACGCTCATAACGATCTCCTTTCCAAAATAAAACAGACGGCACCGAATACCCGGCACCGTCTGCTGTGTAGATCTGTTCAGTTGGCTTTCTTCAAGGCCGCAATCTCGCGGCTGTGCTTTCTGACAACGGCTTCAATAGCCGCAAGGCGGGTGTCTAATAGTTCGGCATCCTCTTCGGTCGGCATGCGACGGAGTATTTCGTCCTGGTTTTCGGCCAGAAGATTGAACCGCTCTTTGAACTCCGCATCCATCAGGGCCACAGTGCTCTTAGTAATACGCTGCTCCATTTCACTCAGCTTCTGATCGAGCCGCTTTTCCTGCTCCTCCATCATTTGGCCGATAGCCTCTAGCAACGCTTTATCATCCATCGGTATCACCTCTTGCATTGATTATACGGTGTCGGATATTCGGCTGTCAAGGTGCATTGTGGGAGCCGGCGTCGATCTGGAATGTTGGTGAAGCTCGCGGGCCACCGCACCAGTGTGCCATCCGCCGGTTCGGGAAGTTCGTTCCCTGTCCCTCTTGCTGATATAATAATACTATATTTACGCAAACATATCAATTGATATAATATACATATTTGCGCAAGTATATTTGTGCATAATATATATTTACGCAACTAGACATTTGGGGTATAATATAGCTAGAATAAGGGAGCGTGTCGGGTTTTATGACGCCCCCAACGGAGGTGGAAACATGGGAGCATCCAAGGCCCAACAGCGGGCAACAAATAAGTACATTTCGAAGGCTTACGACCGCATCAACCTAACTGTCCCCAAAGGGGAGAAGGAGACCATCCAGGCTCACGCAGAGGCCCACAGCGAGTCCGTTAACGGCTTTATTAACCGGGCCATATCCGAGACCATGGAGAGGGATAAGGGTGCTCCTGGGGCTGCCGGAGAGGCCGGAAAACCTGATAAAAGGTGACACCGTTACGCGCGCGTGAGGGCGCAACGTAAGCAAAAGGCGGGAGCCCCCAGGCCATCACAGCCGGGCGGGCTCCCGCTCGTTTTTTCCCTTATGTTTTCCCTTTAGACGTTTTCCAAGATGTTACTGTATTTGCCCCGGCCACCTGATTTCTTAGGGGGTAAGGGGCCAATTTTACTGTATCTTACGGGGTATTCCGGGCCGTTTCTAATATGCACTTCTCCTACATGGGGAAATAGCGTCAGGCCGCGGCATCTGCCGCGGCCTGACGCTGCTCTCTTTCCAATCGGCTCTCCCTACAGGCGCCCCGAACCCCGGCGGCGAGCCCCGTTCAATAGGCGGCCCGCACCGCCGTCTTTTCTTCCGTATCCCGCCGCAGTTCCTCCCGCAGCGCCCGAAGCCAGGGAAACTCGGCGGCATTTTCCTCTCCATAGACTAGGTTAAGCCCGTACTCCAATTCCGTCCAGGTCTCCAGCGGCGCCTCATTGTGCTGGAGCACGGCCTCCAACTTGTCCAGCGCCTTGTAGATCCTGGCCTCCGGCGTGGCCATGGCGTCCATCTCGGCAAAAAGCGCTTCCAATTCCCCCCGCACCGGCTGGGGCAGCGGTGCGAGCATGTCCGCTACCGCCCGCTCCTCCCGCTTTTCGTCGGAGGTCGTCTTTTGGAACGAGGGAATATCCCCTGTCACCGCCTCTCCGAAGTCGTGGATCAGGCACATCCGGAGCACCCGTTCCATATCCGCTCCCGGAAACTCTCCCCGCAGGAGCAGGGCCATCACGCCCAGCCGCCAACTGTGGGCCGCTACCGTCTCATGGCGGCCCGTGGAGGTCCAGGAGTGGAGGGTATTGCATTTGAGACGCTCCAACACGTGCATGAAATCAAGAAATTCCCTCTGCTCCATGTTTCCCTTCCCTTCTGAAGCGCAGGGGCCGGATCTACCGGCCCCTGTGCTTCTCTTTTTTCTTCTGTCGGCGGAGCTGAAACCTGCGCGCCTCCTCCGCCTCATCCCGTCTGCGGCGGTCCTCCCGCCGCTTCCGTTTGTTCTGCTCCCGCTGGAGCGCGATCGCCTGCTGGGCCCTGGTCCCGACTCCACCACGGAGCTGCTGCCCCGCCTTCCGCCGGGCCCGCTTGGGATTCGCCGCCTCGGCTCGCCTCACCCCCGTCACCGGCGGACTGAATCTCAGCTCCCGCCAGTGGCTCATGAGAAATGCATAGACCTCGTAATCTCTGGGCTCCGCGCCGAAGACAATCTTGCAGACCTCCAGCGTACCGCCCCATTCCCGCTCGAGCACTCCGATCCAGAAAGGCGCCTCAAAGCAGACGGTTATCCTTGCGTATCCCTGTTCCATATGCAGTTGTCCTCCCATTACCAGTATATCTGCGGAAAATGGACGACCCATGGGAGGGAGGGCTACTGACAGCCGCCGGGGGACGGGACCGGTCCCCGGCGGGCCGTGGCCGGACTACCAACCTGCCTGTGTTTTTATCTCCGCATCTTTATTTTACGACCAAACCCTCTGCCGGTCAACTCTGTTTGGCCTGGTACACCTCGTTGGAGCAGCCGCCGGTCCTTGCAAATTCCCGGAGGTTTTCCAGAGAGGTATGGATGATGTCCCGAATGGCAGTCTCTGTGAAAAAGGCGATATGGGGCGTCAGGATCACATTTTCCATTCCCATGAGCTCCTCCATCACAGGATCGCCCAGGTCCATCCCGGCGCAGTTTTTCCTCACAAAGGTCTCCTCGTGGTCGTAGACATCCGTCGCAAGCCCGGCGATCTTGCCGCTCTTGAGTCCGTCCAGCACATCTGCAAAATTCATGAGACCTCCTCTGGCGGTATTCACCAGATAGACCCCGTCCCTCATCTGCGCGATGGTCTCTGTGTTGATCATGTGCCGGTTCTCCTCGTTCAGCGCGCATTGCAGCACGATCAGCTCGGCCTCCCGGAGCACCGTTTCTTTCGTAACGTATTCCACATAGGGCTTCGCCGCCTCCCTGGGGTGGGGATTATACGCCAGGACCCGGCAGCCCATGGCTTTGAACAGTTGGGCCTCCCTTGTGCCCAGGCGGCCCGTTCCAAACAGGCCCACCGTCATGGCCCCAAGCTCCTTTCCCTGGATGCCGCTGAGGCTGAAGTCCTTTTTCTCCAGCATCTTCGACTCTCTTTTAAAATTTCGAAGGAGGTTCAACGTCAGTAGGAGGCAGAATTCCGGGACTGCGTTCAAACTGTAGGCCGGCACGTTTGCCGCACGGATCCCATAATTCTGGATGGCCTGCCGGTCGATATGTCCGAATCCGGTGCTGCGGGTGAGGATGTATCTGACGCCGGCCCCGTGGAGCCGCCGGGCCAGCGCCGGAGTGATCGTGCAGGGCGCGGTGATCAGGATCGCATCCGCCCCCTCCGCCAAGGCGGCGCTGTCCTCCGTCACATATTCCTTGGTAAGCACCAGCTCAATCTCCGGAAACCGCTCCGCCTCTTTTGCAAACAGTGGCCTTTCATCTTCCCTAAGTCCATATACCGTCGCTTTCATTGCGATCATCACACCTTTCCACCCTCCGGCAGGCCGTCGGGATTAGATTTTTTAAAGGCAGCCCGATCACCTGAGTACGGCGCCCTCCGCCGCCGAGGTAACCTGCCTGGCATATCGCGCCAGATAGCCGCGCGTCACCTTGGGGGGCGGACAGCTCCACCGCTTTCTCCGCTCCTCCAGGACGTCCTCCTCCACCAGTAGGGAGAGCCGGCGCTGATCGATATCATAGTCGATGATGTCCCCATCCTCTACCAGCGCGATGGGGCCGCCGGCGGCGGCCTCCGGGCAGATGTGCCCGATGCAGCCGCCTCTTGTGATTCCGGAAAATCTCCCGTCGGTGAGCAGCGGTACCCGCTCCCCCAGCCCCGAGCTCTGGATCAGCGTGATCAGCCGCGCCATCTCCGGCATGCCGGGCGCCCCCTTGGGCCCTTCGTAGCGGATAACGATGACCTCCCCCTCGTGGATCTCTCCGTTCAGGACAGCCGTCCTGCCCGCCGCCTCGCTGTCAAATACCCGGGCCCGACCCATAAATCTCCTGTCCTCGGCCTTGAGGGCCGCAGCTTTGATGACCGCTCCCTCCGGCGCCAAATTACCCCTGAGGATACACAGCCCCCCGTTGGGCAGGCGGGGGCGGTCCAGCGGGCGGATGACCTTTTCGTTCCAGACGACCGCAGAAGCTGTATTCTCTCCAGCCGTTTTCCCGGTGACCGTCATCACGCCGCCGTCAAGTAGTCCGCCCTCTATCCCCTCTTTCATCAGGGCCTGCACCCCCCCGGCTTCATAGAGATCGACGATATGGTCGGCGCCGCCCGGGGCCAGAGAACAGACGACCGGCACCTTGCTCCCCTTTTCCTCAAAATCATCCGGCGTGATACGGATCCCGACCTCATGGGCAATGGCAGGAAGATGCAGCAGAGTGTTCGTCGAGCATCCGATCAACAGATCCATAGTGATCGCATTCTGAAAGCTTGCCTCCGTTAGGATGTCTGAGGGCAGAATCTGCCGCCCCCAGAGCGCCATCACCTGCCTTCCGGCCTCTTTGGCCAGGCGGTTTCTCTCCGCGTAAACGGCGGGGATCGTCCCGTTTCCGGGCAGCGCCAGACCCAGGACCTCCGCCATGCACCCCATGGAGTTTGCCGTGTACATGCCCGCGCAGCAGCCGGACCCAGGCATACAGTGGTCCTCATATTCCATCAGGCGTTCGGCGCTGATCTCCCCCCGGCTGAATCGTCCCGCGTGCTGCGCTATGGTGGAGAGATTTTGCAGTGCCTCTTCCCCCGGCACGCGTCCAGGCAGCATCGGCCCGCCGGTCACCATGACGGACGGCAGATTCAGCCGCGCCGCCGCCATCAGCATGCCGGGCACAATCTTATCGCAGGCCGCCACGAAGACCATCGCGTCAAACCCATGCGCAGCCGCTTCACACTCGATGGAGTCGCAGATGACCTCCCTGCTCGGCAGCGAATACTTCGCGCCCTCCGTTGAACCACAATATCCGTCGCAGATCGCAATGGTGTGGAAAATCATCGGCGTACCGCCCCGGGCGATGACGCCCCGGGCCACGTCCTCGGCCAACTGATTCAGGCGGTTGTGCCCTGGAAAGGCGTCCGTCCAGGAACAGGCGATCCCCACAAAGGGCTGGGCGATCTCCTCCGATGTAAAGCCCGCCGCTTTCATCAATCCCCGTGTGCTGACCCGGTTGGGTCCCTCCTTGTGCGGGCAGGATTTACTCCCCTGCATGCTCGCTTCTCCCCCTTCGTTCTATCGTCTGCGCGGTATGGCGGCAAGGCGCTCTGCCGTCCTATGCGCCCGCTGCAGCTCCGGCAGCTTATCCATTGAAAAATTATATAATAAATGTTATGGGTTGTACATTAGTTGTTGCATTACCGTCTGTTACATTTCGGCCTCACAGTAGAACACAATCTATCGGAATATTTGCAGGAAAGCGTTGCAATTTCTTGCTTTACAGGGTAAAATAATGACTTGCATGAAAATAAAGGAGTGACGAAACATGACCGAGGAACACAAGACCCCCGGCGCCGCCGAACCCCCTGTAATGGCGCAGAACTTCATCCATGATTTTATCGACGAGGATATCGCACAGGGCGGGCAGTTCCAAGGTATGGCCGTCCACACCCGCTTCCCGCCCGAACCCAACGGCTACCTCCACATCGGGCATGCCAAGGCCATCTTTATCGACTTCGGCACCGCTGAAAAATACGGTGGCCTGTGCAACCTCCGCATGGACGACACCAATCCCACCAAGGAAGATGTGGAGTACGTGGAGGCCATCCAGGAGGACATCCACTGGTTGGGCTATGACTGGGGGGATCGCTTCTTCTATGCCTCCGACTACTTTGAGCAGATGTACGAGTATGCCGTGGAGCTCATCAAAAAGGGGCTGGCCTACGTCTGCGCCCTGACTCCTGAGGAGTTCCGGGAATATCGGGGCGATGTGAACACCCCTGCCCGCTCTCCCTGGCGGGACCGGCCTGTGGAGGAGAGCCTGGACCTCTTCGCCCGGATGAAGGCCGGGGAGTTCCCCAACGGCAAATATACCCTGCGGGCCAAAATCGACCTGAGCAGTG contains:
- the ilvD gene encoding dihydroxy-acid dehydratase; its protein translation is MQGSKSCPHKEGPNRVSTRGLMKAAGFTSEEIAQPFVGIACSWTDAFPGHNRLNQLAEDVARGVIARGGTPMIFHTIAICDGYCGSTEGAKYSLPSREVICDSIECEAAAHGFDAMVFVAACDKIVPGMLMAAARLNLPSVMVTGGPMLPGRVPGEEALQNLSTIAQHAGRFSRGEISAERLMEYEDHCMPGSGCCAGMYTANSMGCMAEVLGLALPGNGTIPAVYAERNRLAKEAGRQVMALWGRQILPSDILTEASFQNAITMDLLIGCSTNTLLHLPAIAHEVGIRITPDDFEEKGSKVPVVCSLAPGGADHIVDLYEAGGVQALMKEGIEGGLLDGGVMTVTGKTAGENTASAVVWNEKVIRPLDRPRLPNGGLCILRGNLAPEGAVIKAAALKAEDRRFMGRARVFDSEAAGRTAVLNGEIHEGEVIVIRYEGPKGAPGMPEMARLITLIQSSGLGERVPLLTDGRFSGITRGGCIGHICPEAAAGGPIALVEDGDIIDYDIDQRRLSLLVEEDVLEERRKRWSCPPPKVTRGYLARYARQVTSAAEGAVLR